The following proteins come from a genomic window of Pyxidicoccus sp. MSG2:
- a CDS encoding MASE1 domain-containing protein translates to MARRAMLLALCFVALKYLSLRFVFPPVMSAVLWLPAGVSLAFLLRSPTRMWPALLAAVFVAEAGTVVLEGIPAPVAAIWGVGNVLRTLLGAALLRRFVGGPVLFHRVRDVAGVLVLGGLVGTLPSALLGAVGAGLWVGAVSFRDEFLAWWLSDLLGTVLMAPLLLTWWPLGREVRDSRRLAELGALLALVAGVTILIFQRSGAAPLGLLATLPYAAFPLVIAAALRHGSRGASSAILVMGTLAVAYTSGGRGPFGVLPMSAAERILAVQVFVAVLSLTALTLAAVVAERRRVEVFQRVLATAGAELASSPDWGATLPRVVRLIVPELCAGAAIWMVDTQDMVRRVAASGWTPGREAALRGQLPPLPCEPRRWRGHSGSGVLVPLRVRGGVVGALALVADAEDPPLGRREALLAEDLARRCAMAMENARLLDEAHEAIGARDDFISVAAHELRTPLATLTLRVQNLLSQLRRAGEQEGVLERLGFISRQVARLTGLVERVLDVGRVNAGTLELRREQVDLTALVEACVDRLADEAVRSGCELRLRTEAPHVSGWMDRGRVEQALTHLLGNAIKFGIGAPVDVELVQVDGRARLTVTDHGIGIPPEALERIFGRFERAVSSHQYGGLGLGLFLTRQIVEAHGGSIHVESEAGAGATFVLELPVQPSQSLQREPARPQPGV, encoded by the coding sequence TGGCCGGCCCTGCTGGCCGCCGTCTTCGTGGCGGAGGCGGGGACGGTGGTGCTGGAGGGAATCCCCGCGCCGGTGGCGGCCATCTGGGGGGTGGGCAACGTGCTGCGCACCCTGCTGGGCGCGGCGCTGCTGCGGCGCTTCGTCGGAGGACCGGTGCTCTTCCACCGGGTGCGCGACGTGGCCGGGGTGCTCGTCCTGGGAGGCCTGGTGGGCACGCTGCCCAGCGCCCTGCTGGGGGCGGTGGGCGCCGGGCTGTGGGTGGGCGCCGTGTCCTTCCGGGACGAGTTCCTGGCGTGGTGGCTGAGCGACCTGCTGGGCACCGTGCTGATGGCGCCGTTGCTGCTGACGTGGTGGCCCCTGGGCCGCGAGGTGCGGGACTCCCGGCGACTGGCGGAACTGGGCGCGCTGCTGGCGCTGGTGGCCGGCGTCACCATCCTCATCTTCCAGCGCTCCGGTGCGGCCCCGCTGGGGCTGCTCGCCACGCTGCCCTATGCGGCCTTTCCCCTCGTCATCGCCGCGGCGCTGCGCCACGGGTCCAGGGGGGCGTCCAGCGCCATCCTGGTGATGGGGACGCTGGCGGTGGCGTACACGAGCGGGGGCCGCGGCCCCTTCGGCGTGCTGCCCATGTCGGCGGCGGAGCGGATCCTCGCCGTGCAGGTCTTCGTGGCGGTGCTCAGCCTGACCGCGCTCACGCTGGCGGCGGTGGTGGCCGAGCGGCGCCGGGTGGAGGTGTTCCAGCGCGTGTTGGCCACCGCGGGCGCGGAGCTGGCGTCGTCGCCGGATTGGGGCGCCACGTTGCCGCGCGTGGTGCGGCTCATCGTCCCGGAGCTGTGCGCCGGGGCCGCCATCTGGATGGTGGACACGCAAGACATGGTGCGGCGGGTGGCGGCTTCGGGGTGGACGCCCGGGCGCGAGGCGGCGCTGCGCGGTCAGTTGCCTCCGCTGCCATGCGAGCCGCGCCGCTGGCGGGGGCACTCGGGCTCGGGGGTGCTGGTGCCGCTGCGGGTGCGCGGGGGGGTGGTGGGGGCGCTCGCGCTGGTGGCGGACGCCGAGGACCCCCCGCTGGGCCGGCGTGAAGCGCTGCTGGCGGAGGACCTGGCGCGCCGCTGCGCCATGGCGATGGAGAACGCGCGGCTGCTCGACGAGGCGCACGAGGCCATTGGCGCGCGGGACGACTTCATCTCCGTGGCGGCGCATGAGCTGCGCACGCCGCTGGCCACACTCACCCTGCGTGTGCAGAACCTGCTGTCCCAGCTGCGCCGCGCGGGCGAGCAGGAGGGGGTGCTGGAGCGGCTGGGCTTCATCTCCCGGCAGGTGGCGCGGCTGACGGGGCTGGTGGAGCGCGTGCTGGACGTGGGCCGCGTCAACGCCGGCACGCTGGAGCTGCGGCGCGAGCAGGTGGACCTCACCGCGCTGGTGGAGGCGTGTGTGGACCGCCTCGCGGACGAGGCCGTGCGCTCCGGTTGCGAGCTGCGGCTGCGGACGGAGGCTCCGCACGTGTCGGGATGGATGGACCGGGGCCGGGTGGAGCAGGCGCTCACGCACCTGCTGGGCAACGCCATCAAGTTCGGCATCGGCGCGCCGGTGGACGTGGAGCTGGTCCAGGTGGACGGCCGCGCCCGGCTGACGGTGACGGACCATGGCATCGGCATCCCTCCCGAGGCGCTGGAGCGCATCTTCGGACGCTTCGAGCGCGCGGTGTCCTCGCACCAGTACGGTGGACTGGGGCTGGGACTGTTCCTCACCCGGCAGATTGTCGAGGCCCACGGCGGCTCCATCCACGTGGAGAGCGAGGCCGGCGCGGGGGCCACCTTCGTGCTGGAGCTGCCCGTGCAGCCAAGCCAGTCGCTCCAGCGGGAGCCGGCGCGGCCCCAGCCCGGCGTGTGA